One part of the Solanum dulcamara chromosome 8, daSolDulc1.2, whole genome shotgun sequence genome encodes these proteins:
- the LOC129901430 gene encoding uncharacterized protein At5g39865-like: MLVTRTKSKIWVHNNNISCPSFKDIQTLFSDDSNCNSPTPNKKPNIFHRVRRVSAVLRALSIRPGPDLPLKTLLAQPESKLKETRKSDPLIQIPGAEKKIVIYFTSLRVIRSTFDDCKAVRSILRSFRVSIDERDVSMDAGFMEELKTILGIHEKTKPSLPRVFIGGRYIGGAEEIRQLHEAGELKKYVEGLIPADLSTCEVCGGHRFILCDECSGSHKCYSEKGGFRTCTICNENGLIRCPSCYYAPITL, from the coding sequence ATGTTGGTAACTCGAACCAAATCAAAGATTTGGGTTCACAACAACAATATCTCCTGTCCTTCTTTCAAAGATATTCAAACCCTTTTCTCCGACGATTCAAATTGCAACTCACCCACTCCCAACAAAAAACCCAATATCTTCCATCGTGTCCGCCGTGTTAGCGCCGTCCTTCGTGCTCTCTCAATCCGACCCGGACCCGATTTACCGCTCAAAACCCTCCTCGCACAACCAGAATCTAAACTCAAGGAGACCCGTAAATCGGACCCGTTGATTCAAATCCCTGGAGCTGAGAAAAAGATAGTGATCTACTTCACCAGCCTGAGAGTAATCCGTTCTACATTCGACGATTGCAAAGCCGTTCGATCGATTCTCCGTAGCTTCCGGGTTTCGATCGACGAACGAGATGTGTCCATGGATGCTGGGTTTATGGAAGAGTTAAAGACGATATTGGGTATCCATGAAAAGACGAAACCGTCCCTGCCGAGAGTTTTCATCGGCGGGAGGTACATTGGTGGTGCGGAGGAGATTCGGCAGCTACATGAAGCCGGTGAGCTGAAGAAGTACGTTGAAGGGCTGATTCCGGCGGACTTAAGCACGTGTGAAGTGTGCGGCGGCCATAGATTTATCCTCTGCGACGAATGCAGTGGTAGCCACAAGTGTTATAGCGAGAAAGGTGGATTCAGAACTTGTACGATTTGTAATGAGAATGGTTTGATCAGGTGCCCATCTTGTTACTATGCCCCCATTACACTATGA